CACTGCACAATTAGGTGATCAAAGAGAAAGAGGTATTAGATTGAaagttatatatatagaaaagaaaaatatctttcgaaataaataaaaaatagaaacaacaatttacatgttattatatatacatCCATTTTTTACAGTTGTATTAGTCAGCATGCATGTATATATAGCTCGATGAGGATTTATGCTCACTATGTGGTAGAGAGTTTTGGAAAATACGAGTGCACACGGGTCGGAGACGATTTGGTAAAAAACGACCACCAGACACAAGCTTGAGAGAGGGGAAGACAGGGAGAAGGTGGCAACGTTTTCTTGATGTGGGAAAATTAGAATGAAAGGTGATGTAATTGTAACCCTAAGTTACCTTTTTTCTCCTATGATTGGTTTGGATCGGGTTTAAGGGTTTGTATTTCACGAATCCGATATCTATCTGAACTACACTAATTGGGTTATTTCCTTTGAAATCCAACTCGTCTCTCTCTATACATCTTTTAATTGCTATTATAAGTCACAAGTAATGAATTCCCGAATGTATTTTCAAAAATACATTCTAGAAATTAGTTTCTAGTAGTAGTGTTTATAACTTTAAATGTTACCGACAGTTTTACAAAGTTAAAACTCGCATATGTCGATTGAATGTTTAGAGTTTATAAATCATTTTCCCTATGCAAATAGCTAGATGCAGTTCAAATTCTGAGCAAGTTGCAACTATttgtgtttttagtttttacataCCAAGATTGTCGCCAACACGGAAAACTCTGTCCTGAGCCCACTGAGTGTAGTCAAAGTCAAGAGTCCAGCCATCATCATCACCCACAATATGATCAGTAGCCATAGCAACTGAGGAAACCAAAATCATTGAAACAGCAAAGAAGGCAGCATAACCCATGGTGGAGATTTAAAGCTATATAAGTAATCTAATTAACAAGGACTATAGTTAGCAAGTGTTATTGCTTATTTAGATGAATTGTTATACATGTTTGCATTTCACCTTgggcaatatatatatatataggactTGTAAATTGATTTTATCGAGATAGATGGAACTTGGAAGCCGCGTAATCGGATCTGGTCGGCTtttctaattaagtaattatatatattctGAGTTAATTTGCAATGCAGAACTGAACCTATATTTAATCATGAAGTTCAATATAACAAATATGTCTCGATACCTTTAAATCACCTCTCAATACGTTTCATGTGGAACGTGTCAAAGGGAAGGAAGAAATTAAGAGGCTAGATTTGTGGCCTAGGCCTGCCTTTATTTCTGCGTTGTTGTGTAAGTGTTAACAATAAAATTTTCACAAACCATCCCTCTCTACTAAGTAGAAATATTAAGAGaagagagtttttttttatcataaagATAAATCGCATTCTTCAAAGATCGATCTCTGGACCTTCttcacccaactcatatgtcttatagctcttaccacttgagctatcagtCGAGGATGAAGAAAAGGGAGTGAAATATGAGATATGATGAGTAATGTTATGGGGAAAGAAGAGAAATAagtaaaaatgagatgaaagataaagtggagtgtgaatgaatcaaaactcaAGTGTTATATAATGTCTTTGGTTGATTCGCGTTGGCTTGCACAAGTACATGGACAAAATGTACAAACACCAAAACAAGGATAAGATATAAGTTTTACTTAAACTTCCACATAAGTGAAAATAGAGTGGAGAaaaataggaagaaaagaaagagaattaaGTTTTGTTAACATCTTTCATCTCTATGCTTTTAGAGATATAGGGatgaagagagagaaattcatGATATGACACGTGATATGATAGAAACAGTAGAAAGACATGAAAAAACGTGGGTGAAAATGAATTATAAGCGAAAGTGGAGTTTGAAcatagggaattgttattcagaccccccctcGATAGCTATTTGGACCCCTGAAAAAgtgtaaaaatactaaaatacccttaatggaaaaaaaatataaaaaaatcctcACCTCACATTCCCTCTCCTCTttcctctctccttacctctttcctctttcttccacccaccacctccacccaccaccaccaccgccgccgccaccactgccgccgccacaaccaccaccgatgctaccaccaccaccacctcaatCTTCTGTCGTTTTTGAAAACTTCCAACTGTAGAGAGTTGTTTTTgtcgtttttaatttttttctgcaAATAAGCGCACTTTAGAAGTGCGTTACGCACACACTTTTAAAGTACGTCACTcacgcactttaaaagtgcaCGTACTTTAAACGTGCGAAGTGAACGCACTTTTAAAAAGCGAATTGCTGCAAATTTGTACATAACTGATAtcaaatgatttttaaaaattatgagactACATAGTAAATTAAGATAGAATATTTGGAGATTTATggtagaataaaaaaaatttaaaattcaaaataaaatactagatGAAGGAATTTGGCTAAATTACACAAATCTTAGGACTTTCGAAGAAGGTGCTAAGGTATGATCGtttgatttttctcttgaacTTTGCAATTGGTCGCCTGAGCATCCGACACCAAAAACTGTCTACTTTTCCAAATCGCACCCCTCCTGATTGTGAAGCGACTACTAGAAGGTGTAGGATTTTGGAGATTCTGACTGCATATTTGAGTTCAGAATGGTCCTATTATCTTTACCAAGAAGTTTCAGTCTCAAATTTCTTCTAGGAATTAAacaggaaaaaaagaaagaaatttgtGCGTTCCGCTCGCACTGTGAAAGTACGACCAAAACGCACTTACAAAGTGTGTGATGGACGCACTTTGAAAGTCCGAGACggacgcactttgaaagtgcgagcGAAAAAAATTTAGAAAGGGCTTTTTCGGATTTTACGAATTTAACAGGGTTCAAATAGCTAtcgggggggtctgaataacaattcccttaaCATATCATAACtcgaaagtaaagatgtgataggtaATTTAATTGAAATATAAGAGAGATGGATAAAAAATGAATGTGGAAATGAAATGAGAGTGTGAATAATTCATAGCTCCCAAAACAACTAGTTTACCCTATTGTGCGGGTTAGAAATATCGAATCTTATATTAATTGTGATCAAGACTTTATATTGATTGTGATCAAGACTCTGCATCCTACAAACTGGAATGCTCCTATGTGCAAAGTCTCATTCTTCTAGTATCCAAAGCGATGGCGATAGGCGTTGGATGCCAAAATCTATAAGACACTTCAATGTTTAAGTTAGCTAGGAAGATTGAGAGACTTAAGATGAGGATATAATAAGTGTGTACTGGAGAAATGTTTCTCTTTTACGTATATATACGTAGGATTGTTGTAAACCTAGTGACGATCATGCCAAATATGTTGTAATCTCGTAACAAATATAGCAAGTGATAGTAGATATTACCTAAATTAGTAATGTTTATTACATTAGTTATGAAGAACCTCTTCTAATTGAGTCAATGTAATGAGCCTACAATATTATTCGGAAAAAGTCCCCCTCCCCCCCATACCAAGTATCTGAGGTATGAGGATACTTAGGTTGCCAATGTCCAAAATAGTCTCTCTGGTTCAAGGAAATTGAGGTGTTCTGGTATGTCTTATTCAACATACTTGTATATGAGGAGAGCATGATTGATTTGAAGGCAAGTGTCTGACAATAACATGGCCCTCATCACACGTACTTGACTCAACTCCATCACTAGATGACATCTATAATGGTATTAATGACCATGGTGAATATGAAATTTAGGATTCTAAGGAGCTCAATAGAGAGGTCCTCAGCATTACAGGGCAAAGgagaatgtttttgatgatgatggCAAACCAATGATTTTCTCGTAGGCCATATGTTGACTTAAATATCAttattcataattaattttctttaacATTATAACATTGATTGCTGAATTTTATCCAATCGGGTGGCCTCAAAGACCTTTACTCTTGTAATCCAGGACTGATATCAGGAAGGGATTAGATCGTTTCACACTATTAGGAAGGATAAAACTCTGCCGACAAAGAACGACGTTTTTTGCGCGACTAAGGGACTACTTTTTCGTATGTCTCAAATCTCTTCAAGTCGGCACTCTTCATCTAACTTTGATCAACACTAACATTGCAGGCCACAACTAGGGGACTACTACTTCGTATGTCTCAAATCTCTTTAGCTAATCTAGCTCCGACCAACTGCAACATTGTTGGCCAGGGCTAGGAGACTACTTTCTCAGATACCTTTAACACACCCTAATTGAGTGTAGGCCACACTGACACCAACAATTGAAGTTGATCAAAGATGTTCCTGATATAGTCAATAAACCTAATTTTCCCATTGAATGACTCAACCTATATAACGTCAACCCTAATCACATGGCAACCAACTTATACATAAAATCTTCGAGATAATCAGATTGGTTGACTCATACATATAAACACTCGAGATAATCATAAAAGACATAAAATATTCAACTTACACATTTGAGACAATTTTCCCAAAAGATGATATATCTCACTACTCCGAGAAATAAAGCACTAAACCGACTCATGAGTGGTAGGGCGGCCCACACCCTAGAATAAAGTTGTGAGCATAAACTGACCTAACAACACTAAGTTAAATATCACACTACCACATAACTAGTTTAGCAATTTGTAGCACCTGGCCAAACCCCAAACCAAATCTCATGAGTAGGATAAGACACGCTAAAGCCCCTTAAAAATCCTTCCCGCTCAAAACAAGTCAACGTCATAATGCACGAGACTGCTTCCCAAACTTGAGGATGGACTGACACCAGATTGCCATTCATTTCCCCTGATACCATGACAAGCACAGGAGATTGGACGGTTGACTGCAATGCGTGTGTGCAAAGGAAATAAAGTGACATTGACATTACCTTAACCCCCGAACAGAAACCGAAGGAATCCTCACCATCCGAAATCTTGCTAATGAGACGATTAGAGGGATGACCGAGGAACAAGCCACACTCTAGACAACCAAAGATTTCATTGTTACCTCAACCCCTTCGACCTATGTCACCTTAAAGGAACGAGGTAGCTAGAACGCCACCAGACATCTTCTGATCTTGGATTAATTTCATCATTCAACACATCCCTTAGTAACTTGAGTGTTAGAGCCCCTCGAAGGTAACACTGATAGAAGGTCTACACCACGAAGCGAAGACCATCTAGATCAAAGTAAAGCCCAAAAGCACTATAGATCAGTTTTCATCGTTCCCCATCAAATAAGTTAAACACTTCTCTAAGTGTTTGGTTAGACTTTGTCTGATCATCACAACAAAAACCATGCTCCATCTAAAGTTGTTATTGATCCTCCTAAAACACACGAATTGGCATCTACCGTAAACTTCGGTTTATTTACTCAATTAAATGACTTTTTgtagaataaaaaatgaatcaaTGAGGCTTTTGATGCTTTTTGTACTCTCACCATCCTTTTTTCCAAGTTATGTTTTGGATGCTATATTGTAATCACAGTACAAAAGTATAGAAATAAATCATCAGAATTAATATTCATTCAACAAGCTAATAGAAACATGGAAGCATCTCGCCAATGAGTTAGCATAAATTAACTCTTGTTCttctaaaagaaaataaagctaGAGAAAAGTAGCATTGTCTCATGATCTCATGCAAAGATAGTTGTAATGAGTGACATGATGATGACAGTGACACCAAACACAGATGATAGAACAGAGTAAGCAGCAGAAGAAGGGGCAGGTGCAGCTTGTGCTTCAACATTGATCACAAACTTCATTTGACGAGCAATGCAGTGATCAGCTTTTCCACAAAGGTACCATTTTCTTCCTTCAGTTGTCAGTGGAATGATGTCCTTTCCAGTGGAGAGTGCTTCATTTGCGGGTGGAAGGGTGCAGTCTTTGAAAGATGCTCCACTCACTTTGAACACATTGTGCTTCGCATTGTCATAATTGAACACTACACAAATATGAAGTCATACAAAACAAAGATACAAAGAACATCAACTGCACAATAAAACAAGTAGGAGTAGTGATTGTTCTGTTTTTGTTACATACCAAGGTTGTCACCGACATGGAAAACCTTGTCCTGAGTCCATTGAGTGTAGTTGAAGTCCACAGTCCAGCCCTTGTCATCACCCACAACATGATCAGTTGCCATGGCAATTGAGGAAACCAAAATCATTGAAATGGCAAAGAAGGCTACGTGAGAAGAACCCATTTGATGATTTGAACTGATTGATGAGAGTTAATCTAATTAACATGGACTACTAGCTAGCAAGCAAGTGTTATTGCTTAGATGAATTAATGTTAACTCACACCAATTTGCATTTCAACATTCATCTATATGCATACATATAGAACTTGTAAATTGATTTTATCAAGACAAATGGGCATAGAAGCATAGCAAGATGAGGGGTATCAGATAAGGTCGGCTTTTTGAAATATAATGAATTTGCAGTTCTGcagattttttaattaaacaatTTTTTGACTTAGTCATGAACTGGACTGCTGTAATCAACTTGTAACTTGTAAGTACTCATGGATCGAATAGAATTATACTCATGAACCGGACTGTCGTTGCCATGTGGAAAATGTCAAAGTGAAATATGAAAAGTATAGATTTTTTACTGCCTCTATCTGATTCGCAGGCTTGCAAAAGTTCATGAACAAAATGTACAAACAACATAATTATTTACCTTATTATATTACGTAATATACTATTAGTGATTAAATTATCCGGAGTCCATCTACCATGCACTTAACCTTGGCCCAAAGGTCCAGCGGTTGTGGTTCACTTCGGCCCTCGGTTTGTAGTGGGATCTAGGAGGTAATCTTTCTAAGTTCTTGCGGGTGTTTTTGGAGGAGGCTGATGTTGTTGTGGTTGGCCTATTCGGGTCTATCTTGTATTGTGTTTGGGAAGCTAGGAATGTTTGCTTGTTCCGTTGTGACCCGTCGACCCTTGGGTATGTACTGACCCGAGTCCAGATGTTGTTGCCCTCGGCGATGATGCAAGCTACAGTGGTTGCCTCCACAGCTTCTCTTCCTTGCGTTTGGTCTCGACCTGATGGGGATATTGTGAAGGTCAATTTCGACACTTCACTCTCTTCTTCTCGGATTGCATGTCTAGGTTATGTTGCACGTTATGGTGATGACTTGGTTTTGGCTTCGACGACCTCTTCCCTGTGGAGGCTTTGGGATGAGCTCTTGTTTTGTCCACAGAGTTGAGTTTTCATTTTGTTTGTCTTGAGACTTACTGTCTCCAACTTTTTTAGAGGTGGATGCGAACATCTTGGGGAGCATTTTACCTTGACTCTATTATTGGCGATTGTCGTTGTTTAGTTTGTGCGTCGTAGTGATAATGTTGACTCTCTTTTTCTTAATATATGTCGTttgtttaagaaaaatattcaAATTCTACCGTGTCATCCATATAGATTGAGGTAGTGATTTAGCACTTCATCTCTTAAACAATTGGCTATGGGTTTGATTCTCAACTTTGTGAATGGAAAAGAAGTCTTCGATCAGTCTCTATCACATAGTGCGCTGACTCTGGGACAAAAGGGACTAGAGATTATTTGACGCCCACCGATTATGAAATACCTTAGATAAGGAAAAAAATAAGAGTTTAGATGCTCAAGGGGGAACTCTGGTGGTGGGGGAGAAGATGAACAGCAACGACGATGGGTAGGgtattgaattttgattttctaaaacaatgtaaaaaaaattacatgataattaatcttaaaaaagtCTGGGACTAAAAATGAGAATTTGTAATAAGTATCGGGATTAAAAATGAGAAGCagatttttttttagtaaaattgaTGACCTGTTAAAAAAATACACTACTCATTTCTCAAAATAAgtaatgattcattcacacatcactttattttttatctttttttcacTCTTTTATCTTTATATATATTTGAGTGAGCATTCCTATTGATAACTTATTTCTGAGTATTTTATCATGGTGGAGGTGGAAAAGGGGTGTAAACAAAGTAACAAACTATTATTCTTTCTCTATTGGACATGTAAGAGAGGCATTGTTGCACTTTCTCAGAAGGTGGCACCCTAGCTAGAATTTGCCAAAAAATAATTCTGCCATGCCGTCCTTAGCCACCTGTTACAATGCAAATCTGTAGCTGTACGTGGCGAACCTCGCCCTTAGGACAAGTCTATATATATTGGTATTGAATCTGCATCATATGTCACAAAAACAGAACAAGAGCTATAATTAATACTTCATACATTGAATTATCAAGCATGGCTCTTTCTCGTGCCCTCATCCTTGTTGCTCTCATAGCTTCTATCTTCTCGACCATGGCTGTGGCAGAAGATTTCATAGTTGGTGATCACAATGGTTGGACAACTTGGTTTGATTATAAAACTTGGACTGCAAACAAGGTCTTTCGTGTTGGCGACACACTGAGTAAGctcattcaattcaattcaatttctaCCTTGGTCAATAAGTACTTAAACATGTTTAATTTGTCTATGTGTATAAATTAAACTTTAATTAACTTGATTAATTTGCAGCATTCAAGTACTCTGCTTGGAAGGACAATGTGATCAGAGTGAATGGAAGTGACTTCATAAGCTGCTCTGTTCCAAAAACAGCACAAGTGTGGAATAGTGGACATGATACAATTTTGTTGACTAGCCCAGGGAGAAGATGGTACATTTCTGGTGCTGCTAATCACTGCAAATCTGGCCAAAAGCTGTTCATAAATGTGCTGCCACCACAAGGAACATGGTGGTCTCCAACACCTTCCCCCTTTGCTTCACgttcaccatcaccatcatcaaaACCCATTGAAATAGTACTCACACCTGCACCTGCACCATCATCAAAACCCGTTGAAGTAGTACTCACACCTGCACCTGCACCTGCACCATGGACTCCTACTGGATGGAAGCCAAAGAATCTGTTCAAATTGTTTCAGTAAAATTCAGTAGCTGTCTGGGATTGGATCTTAATTAGTTGATGTGTTCTGTTTCCATGAGAGGTGTTATTTTTCTAGTTACTATAATAATTTTCCCCTTCACTTTTGTTTGTATTAGCGAGTGCATGTATTGACATTACTgagatattatttatttcataaaagCCATCACTTTGATTGATGGCATTTGTAAGGTTTGCTAATGATAAATTATGATTTAATAAAGTTGTTGTATTTCTTAGATTGGGGTTGTATTCATTTTCGTGTCTAGTAATAAAATGAGATTGGATTATTTAGGCTAATCTTATTTATCATTAGTCTTTGTCACCATGATTAAGGTCTAGGAAGATAAATGAAGGGCATGTGGAGCATGATGGTAAACTGGGTAGTGAATGTTTGTGTTTCGTGCAAATGTATATTATCACATTATGATAagtgttttttctattgttgtGCATGTAGACAATTTCAGTAAACTATATTATTTCCAACCTAAGAAGTGACTTTcatcatttaattaaaaatatgtgAGAAATTACCAACGACTTTGATTATCAGTGACAGTGAGGTACCTATGG
This is a stretch of genomic DNA from Lotus japonicus ecotype B-129 chromosome 1, LjGifu_v1.2. It encodes these proteins:
- the LOC130732550 gene encoding blue copper protein 1a-like, with translation MGSSHVAFFAISMILVSSIAMATDHVVGDDKGWTVDFNYTQWTQDKVFHVGDNLVFNYDNAKHNVFKVSGASFKDCTLPPANEALSTGKDIIPLTTEGRKWYLCGKADHCIARQMKFVINVEAQAAPAPSSAAYSVLSSVFGVTVIIMSLITTIFA
- the LOC130732551 gene encoding blue copper protein 1a-like, whose translation is MALSRALILVALIASIFSTMAVAEDFIVGDHNGWTTWFDYKTWTANKVFRVGDTLTFKYSAWKDNVIRVNGSDFISCSVPKTAQVWNSGHDTILLTSPGRRWYISGAANHCKSGQKLFINVLPPQGTWWSPTPSPFASRSPSPSSKPIEIVLTPAPAPSSKPVEVVLTPAPAPAPWTPTGWKPKNLFKLFQ